From Cyanobacteria bacterium QS_8_64_29, the proteins below share one genomic window:
- a CDS encoding threonine-phosphate decarboxylase: MNRPVHGGNLRWAAAVASCSPTFILDFSASINPFGPPQRVMEVLQAHLNEVAAYPNPDYARLRASLAEWHQLPQDWILPGNGAAELLTWAAWDLAQQSAVAVVTPAFADYERALNAAGARIERHGLDLPASADRVIAAALPVPEPGDRGLLLNVPHNPTGKCFSPQAIRAHLEAGSLVVVDEAFMEFLAPAQQPTLVPWLAHYPNLVVLRSLTKFYSLPGLRLGYALGHPERLRRWQQWRDPWPVNGLADVAGQAAVGDVAFQQQTRTELAAARDGLHRGLAAIPGLEPLASAANFVLVRTQQPGSELQARLLRRHRIAIRDCLSFPELGDRFFRVAVRSPSDNQRLLDGLTEVTA, translated from the coding sequence GTGAACCGACCCGTTCACGGTGGCAACTTGAGGTGGGCGGCAGCTGTGGCGAGCTGCTCGCCCACTTTTATTCTAGACTTCTCTGCTAGCATTAATCCATTCGGCCCACCTCAAAGGGTCATGGAAGTCCTCCAGGCACACCTGAATGAGGTGGCGGCCTACCCCAATCCCGACTACGCGCGATTGCGAGCCTCGCTAGCTGAGTGGCACCAGTTGCCACAAGATTGGATTTTACCAGGAAATGGCGCTGCCGAGTTGCTCACTTGGGCCGCCTGGGATTTGGCGCAGCAATCGGCGGTTGCAGTCGTCACCCCGGCATTTGCCGATTACGAGCGCGCCCTCAATGCTGCCGGCGCCCGGATCGAGCGGCATGGGCTCGATCTCCCGGCGAGTGCCGACCGCGTGATCGCGGCTGCATTGCCCGTTCCCGAGCCGGGCGATCGCGGCTTGTTGCTCAACGTTCCGCACAATCCCACCGGCAAATGCTTCTCGCCCCAAGCCATCCGGGCGCACCTGGAAGCGGGGTCGTTGGTTGTGGTGGATGAAGCCTTTATGGAGTTCCTAGCGCCGGCCCAACAGCCCACCTTGGTCCCCTGGCTGGCGCACTATCCCAATCTGGTCGTTTTGCGATCGCTGACCAAGTTCTACAGCCTGCCCGGCCTGCGCTTGGGTTATGCGCTGGGGCATCCCGAGCGGTTGCGGCGCTGGCAGCAGTGGCGCGACCCCTGGCCGGTCAACGGACTCGCCGATGTAGCCGGGCAAGCCGCCGTTGGCGATGTTGCCTTCCAACAGCAGACGCGGACCGAGCTGGCCGCCGCCCGCGATGGCCTGCATCGCGGCCTGGCTGCCATTCCAGGCCTAGAGCCGCTGGCAAGCGCAGCTAACTTTGTGCTGGTGCGTACCCAGCAACCCGGCTCCGAGCTGCAAGCGCGCCTGCTGCGCCGCCACCGCATTGCCATCCGCGATTGCTTGAGCTTCCCGGAGTTGGGCGATCGCTTTTTCCGGGTGGCGGTCCGCTCGCCCAGCGACAACCAGCGCTTGCTGGATGGCCTGACTGAGGTCACCGCGTGA
- a CDS encoding DNA-binding protein yields the protein MNKGDLVDQVADKATVTKKQADAVLTAALDTIMEAVSDGEKVTLVGFGSFEPRERKSREGRNPKTGDKMQIPSTRVPAFSAGKLFKDKVSPKS from the coding sequence ATGAATAAAGGCGATTTAGTGGATCAGGTAGCCGATAAGGCTACCGTCACCAAAAAACAGGCGGATGCGGTCCTAACCGCTGCGCTCGACACGATCATGGAGGCCGTCTCCGATGGCGAGAAGGTCACCTTGGTCGGGTTTGGCTCCTTTGAGCCGCGCGAGCGCAAATCGCGCGAGGGCCGCAACCCCAAAACCGGCGACAAGATGCAGATTCCCTCGACCCGGGTACCTGCGTTCTCAGCCGGCAAGCTGTTTAAAGACAAAGTGTCACCTAAGTCCTAA